The genomic stretch CTCAACAGCCAAAAGATAAATAAAGCAATTTGTCAAGTTAGGGGAGGGCGATATGGAGTTAGATTTGGTTGTCATTGGCCATGTTTCAATAGACCATATCAGGTTCCCCAAAAGAGAAGAGATTCTGCAGCCAGGAGGAGCTGCCGCTGCCGTTGCAACCGCAGCAGCACTAAGCGGTGCAAAAGTTGGATTGGTTACTAAGGTCGGCAGGGATTTTCCAGAAGAGTGGTTAAAAAAGCTGAGCGAAATTT from Thermococcus sp. 21S9 encodes the following:
- a CDS encoding PfkB family carbohydrate kinase, with translation MELDLVVIGHVSIDHIRFPKREEILQPGGAAAAVATAAALSGAKVGLVTKVGRDFPEEWLKKLSEI